Within the Miscanthus floridulus cultivar M001 chromosome 2, ASM1932011v1, whole genome shotgun sequence genome, the region CAATGAGCACGGCCCGTCTCGCCCGGCGGCGCGCGTGGGGGCGCGGATCCggccgccacctcctccccctGGTGGTAGATCTGGCCCCTCCTCCCCGGCGGTGGAACcggccgccacctcctcctcggcggtggatccggccccctcctcctccccgaTAGTGGATCCGGCCCGCTCCACCTCCCCGGTGGCGGAACCGGCCCCAACCTCCTCCCCACCGGTGGATCCGGCCCCCACCTCGTCCCCGACGGTGGATCCGGCCCCCACCTCGTCCCCGGCGGTGGATCCGGCCCCCACCTCGTCCCCGGCGGTGGATCCGGCCCCCACCTCGTccacggcggcggatccggccccCACCTCGTCCCCGGCGGTGGATCCGGCCCCCACCTCGTCTCCGGCGGTGGATCCGGCCCCCACCTCGTCCCCGGCGGTGGATCCGGCCCCCACCTCGTCCATGGCGGCGGATCTGGCCCCACCTCATCTCCGGCGGTGGATCCGGCCCCCACCTCGTCTCCGGTGGTGGATCCGGCCCCCACCACGTCCCTAGCGGTGGATCCGGCCCCCACCTCGTCCCCGGCGGTGGATCCGGCCCCCACCTCCTTCCCGGCAATGGATCCGGCACCCTCCTCCCCGACGGCGAGCGGATCTGGTTGAGGAGGCGAGCGGCATGGATCCGGCGGCAGCAGATCCCAGCGGACGAGATCCGACGGCGTGGATGGGCTTGCGGGAGGTTGAAGGAGAAtctgacgtgtggggcccacacgtcagtgagtGGAGGGAGAAGCAGCAGGGGGTGTTTTGGTCCATACGGAAGATGTGTACATGTATACGGCCTGACAGTGGGCCCAGACACCCGAAAGACGTAGAAAATGGCAAGAATCAGGTCgaagaagaattgtaatggcaagtTTCAGAATAGGTGAATTGTAATGGCATATCTCCAAAGTTGAAGAATTATTATGACGTAGATCCAAATAACCCTTAAAAATTCATGCACATGAATGGAAGCATCAAAACGTTTTCGCTCGTGTTGCCCACACGCTGCTGCGTGTCATGAGCAGTCCCACACCAGGATCACAGGAAAAGGGGATGGCGGCGCGCGCTGCACGCTTCGATCAGCAAGGGCAACATCGACGCCGGGATTCTCCGGTCCAGAGTGGCGATGGCTGGAGCTCGATTGCTTGTCCTGTTGGGCTCAGAGATCGGTGATCCTGCAAGTACCCACAATGTCTACATGTCCATTGCTGACTTGCTTGTGTACAAACCAGAAAGCAAAGCCTCTTTGTCGGGGCTATCGGTGCTAGGCTGCTTGTTCGTGTAACGGTGACATTATCTGTCtccaagagaaaaaaaaaagaagagagcttTGATGATCGATAACTTCATCAAGAAAATTTGCCCCTCCCCCAGTCTTTAACTCATTTGAATATCTTCCATCTCTGGGAGCCTCAGGGGGTATCTTCGTGGCCTCGCAAAGTGGTTTCTTCTTGGGACAGCTAACATTTAGAAATGATTGAGTATGCAATTTCAGTTGAGTTTACCTCAAAGCTCAATGGGGAAAGTTGGCTTCTAACAACCATTTATGCGCCCTGCACCCCAGCTGGCAAAAGGGCCTTCCTAAATTGGTTTAGGGACATTCAGATGCCACCTAATGAAGATTGGTTAGTTGTGGGGGATTTTAACTTAATCAGAAAACCTGAGGATAGGAATAAGAAAGGAGCGGATGTCAATGAGATGTTCTTGTTTAATGAAGCAATTAACAAGTTGGGTCTGACTGAGCTCCCCCTACATGACAGACAGTACACTTAGACCGATAAACAATTTTCTCCATTGATGGAGAGGCTAGACTTGTTCTTTACATCAAACTCATGGACAGTGAAATACCCAAACACATGGGTCAAGGCTTTGGTCATGGAGACCTCTGACCATTGGCCATGTGTGCTGGAAATCAGCACAAAGATCCCCCAAAGtagaatttttagatttgaaaATCACCGGTTGAGCCGCGATGATTTTGTTTCACTAGCTGTGTAAGGCTAGAATTCCCCATTGACTATAAATGATCCAGCAAAGGCCCTCACAACAAAGTTCAAAAATCTGAGGAAGGTGCTAAAGGCATGGAAAACTCAGCTTCCAAAGCTAGCTACAATTACAAACAACATTAAGCTAGTCCATATCTGAATGGAACTTCGGAAGCATCATCTTTGGAAAACTAATTTCCCTTCTGAAGCAGTAGAGAACATATTAGAAACAAAGAGGGGAGATAAGATGGGTAAAGGAAGGTAATGCAGGGACTAGGTTTTTCATGCACATGCAACCATTTTCCACAGGAAAAATAAAATCGTATCACATCAAAATATTTTGGGAAATAATTTACAAAGCCAAGAAGAATAGACAGATCTGCTATGGAACTCCTTCAAGGAAAGGATGGGCATCTCTGAATTCCAACAAATGACCTTCAATCTGGATGACCTCATTCAACCAACTCAAGGTTTAGAATCTCTGGAAGCGCAATTCACAAGGAAAGAAATAGATGATGTAGTCTCCAACCTCCCAAATGACAGATCACCAGGGCCTAATGGCTACAACAATGAGTTTGTCGAGGGTTGTTGGCACTCATAGCTCGACTTCTATAAGCTAGGGGATGCTTTCTTTG harbors:
- the LOC136536658 gene encoding uncharacterized protein, producing MDEVGAGSTAGDEVGAGSTAGDEVGAGSTAGDEVGAGSAAVDEVGAGSTAGDEVGAGSTAGDEVGAGSTVGDEVGAGSTGGEEVGAGSATGEVERAGSTIGEEEGAGSTAEEEVAAGSTAGEEGPDLPPGGGGGGRIRAPTRAAGRDGPCSLPWSSRAALVGVKGRRGATVV